The nucleotide sequence TAGGTGCTTGTAAACAAGTTTGCTACATAGAACTCAACCATTGAATTAACACTTAGTGAATATCATGTGGAAGGGTGGTTTATGTGACATAGTGATTAAAGCTTGTCGATATGTAGTTCCCAAACTCGTCGACTGACAACTATCCGGTTGTATAGTGTAGTGGTTATCACTTTCGGTTTTGATCCGAACAACCCCGGTTCGAATCCGGGTACGACCTACTTTTTTGCATCATTCctataattttttttttttcttaaaaCGTACTATCAACTAGTTCATCCACGTTATGCGAGAACTCTGTTAATCAATGAAACAATGAGCCAGACGATGCTTCATTTACTGCACTGCAAAACAAGCATAAAGCACAATTCCACCAACGATTGGTGGACTATATTTTAACCGTCGAGGGATGTTCTAGTCAGCTACATAGGTAGGACAGtacttctttctctttataTTCAAATTGCAGACACACACCCTCGATTGTTGATAGATTTAACTTAAAAACCACAATATGAGCGATTCAGATAATAACTCCTTCACGCAAGACAACCATCCATTAGAAACAGTTGGAAATGCAATGATCAGGTTTGTTTTGGCCAATAATGGGTCAGTCTCGAAAACTGCAGTGATCAACAGAGCAAAAATGCTACAGACACTAAACGAAATCGTGAACAAAGAAGGGGTGAAACCAATACCGTTTAACAAGGTATATGAATACATGGACAGTAAGTTGATGGAAACGTTTGGGTATCACTTGTATGGCGTTGCAGCTGGCAAGAAAAGCGGCACGAAAAGACCGTTTTCTGCAACCCAGACTGAAACTCAAATGCAGACACAGTTCCAAACACAAACTCAATTCCAAACACAGGCCCCTGTGAATACACAAACACAAGGCGAACCCAGTAATGGCACCACCAGTGTTGTACCGTCTGAAATCGCAGGACAGGATCTAAAATCACGTGGCCAGTACTTCGTGCTCATCAGAAACTATGATACGTCGCAATTGCATCGCTATAACAAACTTATACTGGACCATGCGAGCAGCATGTACCACAGGAAAGTCTCTACAGATAACCTTGCGTATGAGGGAAACGATTACTCACTGAACCTGGACCCCACGCTCGACAACGACATAGGAAATGGCGATGCACTCCTCGCCCTCAAAGGAATAATAACCATCACCATTTGCATTGTGTTGCTATCCAAAAACAGCATCCTCGAATCAGAACTCCTACAACACTACGAAAAGTTCGGCATCTTTAATGATGGGCGCGACATACCAATAATACGAATGCCATGCACTGATCTTCTCAACCTGCTGGTGAAGAACAACTACCTCAGCAAGTCCCAAGAAAAACAAGCAGACTTACAGCAAGAGATCGTCATATACGCCAtcggaagaagaaccctAATCGAGTTCCCGAAGCACTCCTTGATCAACTTATGTAAAGAAGTCCTTGACCTCGATGACAGCCAACTGGATCTGCTGCAGAACACTGTCCAGGTCCTCGCAGCAAATGCATACGAAGAGTCCTAAAGAGAAAGCTACATCTTCTCTCATAGAAAACCATGTACACCAAGTACTCACCATGGGCCGAAATCTACTATTTATTGTCTATAAACAT is from Kluyveromyces marxianus DMKU3-1042 DNA, complete genome, chromosome 2 and encodes:
- the NSE3 gene encoding Smc5-Smc6 complex subunit NSE3, yielding MSDSDNNSFTQDNHPLETVGNAMIRFVLANNGSVSKTAVINRAKMLQTLNEIVNKEGVKPIPFNKVYEYMDSKLMETFGYHLYGVAAGKKSGTKRPFSATQTETQMQTQFQTQTQFQTQAPVNTQTQGEPSNGTTSVVPSEIAGQDLKSRGQYFVLIRNYDTSQLHRYNKLILDHASSMYHRKVSTDNLAYEGNDYSLNLDPTLDNDIGNGDALLALKGIITITICIVLLSKNSILESELLQHYEKFGIFNDGRDIPIIRMPCTDLLNLLVKNNYLSKSQEKQADLQQEIVIYAIGRRTLIEFPKHSLINLCKEVLDLDDSQLDLLQNTVQVLAANAYEES